One segment of Panicum virgatum strain AP13 chromosome 1K, P.virgatum_v5, whole genome shotgun sequence DNA contains the following:
- the LOC120708890 gene encoding two-component response regulator-like PRR1, producing the protein MVGGGEGDRVGGSGGAGVAVGGGQQFVDRSKVRILLCDGDATSSREVLRLLCNCSYQVSCAKSPRQVINILNYESSEIDIILAEVDLPVTKCFKMLKYIARNKDLRHIPIIMMSNRDEVSVVVKCLRLGAAEYLVKPLRTNELLNLWTHVWRRRRMLGLPEKNFFNDNFELVLSEPSDANTNSTTLLSDETDDRPKENMNQETGTSNQREYESYPSAETEQRGKTEGVPGSVVDADQASSPGRMFSRPIKTNLRVGESSAFLAYVKSSTPVSSSFDSELQRGGSRLESFDNQGNCSTATDRSETGTDVNIRDKEAYEMPVQYPMVYFSSSNIHMERSNGGQNGTSGTPPMYHYPFYYPGMVEHSIALSSVQNFQANINNAQGHTPPAMIPQYNAYPQCHGVPMMSSFQFNPGGMSMHSNHLPTQNMWSSGSSTPVPEETCSHSERRAAALAKFRQKRKERCFDKKVRYVNRKKLAETRPRVRGQFVRQASNTDIISTGDDISEDEDDDPSSREVEMVSSPE; encoded by the exons atggtgggcggcggcgagggggatcgcgttggcggcagcggcggcgccggggtggCGGTAGGGGGAGGGCAGCAGTTCGTGGACCGGAGCAAGGTCAGGATTCTGCTCTGCGACGGCGACGCCACCAGCTCGCGGGAGGTGCTGCGGCTCCTCTGCAACTGCTCATACCAAG TATCTTGCGCAAAGTCTCCGCGGCAGGTGATCAATATTCTCAACTACGAGAGCAGCGAGATCGACATCATCCTGGCTGAGGTCGATCTGCCGGTCACAAAGTGCTTCAAGATGCTCAAGTACATTGCCAGGAACAAGGACCTGCGCCACATCCCCATCATCA TGATGTCCAACAGAGACGAGGTCTCGGTTGTTGTCAAGTGCTTGCGGCTTGGGGCAGCCGAGTACCTGGTGAAGCCACTGCGCACCAATGAGCTGCTGAACCTTTGGACCCATGTGTGGCGGCGGAGACGGATG CTTGGTTTGCCCGAGAAAAACTTCTTCAATGACAACTTCGAGTTGGTGCTCTCAGAACCTAGTGATGCCAATACAAATAGCACCACGCTCCTCTCTGATGAGACAGATGATAGGCCAAAAGAAAACATGAATCAAGAAACAGGCACCTCGAATCAACGTGAATACGAG TCTTATCCTTCTGCTGAGACCGAACAAAGAGGCAAAACGGAGGGCGTGCCAGGTTCTGTTGTAGATGCCGATCAAGCAT CATCACCAGGAAGAATGTTTTCACGCCCTATAAAAACTAATCTGAGGGTTGGCGAATCGTCTGCATTTCTAGCATATGTTAAGTCAAGCACCCCAGTCTCCAGCTCATTTGATAGTGAACTACAAAGAGGTGGCAGTCGGTTAGAATCTTTTGATAACCAGGGTAATTGCTCTACCGCAACTGACAGAAGTGAAACCGGTACTGATGTAAATATCCGGGATAAAGAAGCTTATGAGATGCCTGTACAGTACCCTATGGTGTACTTTTCATCATCTAACATACATATGGAGCGAAGCAATGGAGGCCAAAATGGTACTTCAGGAACTCCACCTATGTACCATTACCCATTTTATTATCCAGGGATGGTAGAGCACAGCATAGCACTTTCTTCGGTGCAAAATTTTCAAGCGAACATAAACAATGCTCAAGGACATACACCTCCAGCGATGATCCCCCAGTACAATGCTTATCCCCAATGCCATGGTGTACCTATGATGTCATCATTTCAGTTTAATCCAGGTGGTATGAGTATGCACTCAAATCATTTACCGACACAAAATATGTGGTCATCAGGGTCAAGCACACCAGTGCCTGAGGAAACATGCAGTCACTCTGAAAGGAGGGCCGCAGCACTTGCCAAATTTAGGCAGAAAAGGAAAGAGCGCTGTTTTGACAAGAAAGTGAGGTATGTGAATCGGAAGAAGCTTGCTGAAACAAGGCCAAGGGTACGAGGACAGTTTGTTAGGCAGGCAAGCAATACTGATATTATCAGCACTGGAGATGACATctctgaagatgaagatgatgatccATCATCCAGGGAGGTAGAGATGGTTTCTTCACCAGAGTAG
- the LOC120708906 gene encoding H/ACA ribonucleoprotein complex subunit 3-like protein, with protein MYLQYYINEKGDKVYTTKKESPLGVPTQSAHPARFSPDDKYSRQRYLLKKRFGLLPTQKPAPKY; from the exons ATGTATCTCCAGTACTACATCAACGAGAAGGGGGACAAGGTTTACACCACCAAG AAGGAGTCGCCTCTCGGTGTGCCGACGCAGTCTGCTCATCCGG CTCGCTTCTCACCAGATGACAAGTACTCTCGCCAGCGGTACCTGTTGAAGAAGAGATTTGGACTGCTGCCAACCCAGAAGCCAGCACCAAAGTACTAA
- the LOC120708897 gene encoding transcription repressor MYB6-like: MEGQFGWGREEGGWRKGPWTAQEDKLLVEYVRQHGEGRWNSVAKLTGLKRSGKSCRLRWVNYLRPDLKRGKITPQEESVILELHALWGNRWSTIARSLPGRTDNEIKNYWRTHFKQGKPSKNIERARARFLKQRREMQSQLLLQLQQQQGQEQHHQQQRPAGDDHDDDGAVIREASSSSSPAVSLARQHEEDLQTMLQQDMDDLLFQFCCPMASCASSSSCLLPGATAASEEGSSGDHPQLDSGATWGWGSLWNLDDVVDDVDGGGACGGWDDTSFPWLQDQGLAFY, from the exons ATGGAAGGGCAGTTTGgctgggggagggaggagggagggtggAGGAAGGGGCCATGGACGGCGCAGGAGGACAAGCTGCTGGTCGAGTACGTCAGGCAGCACGGCGAAGGGAGGTGGAATTCTGTCGCCAAGCTGACTG GTCTGAAGCGAAGCGGCAAGAGCTGCCGGCTCCGGTGGGTGAACTACCTGAGGCCCGACCTCAAGAGAGGCAAGATCACGCCGCAGGAAGAGAGCGTCATACTCGAGCTGCACGCCCTCTGGGGAAACAG GTGGTCAACGATCGCGCGCAGCCTGCCGGGGCGGACGGACAACGAGATCAAGAACTACTGGCGGACGCACTTCAAGCAGGGCAAGCCGTCCAAGAACAtcgagcgcgcgcgggcgcggttCCTCAAGCAGCGCCGCGAGATGCAGAGCCAGCTgctcctgcagctgcagcagcagcaggggcaggagcagcaccaccagcagcagaggccggccggcgatgACCACGACGACGATGGAGCCGTCATCAGggaggcgtcgtcgtcgtcttcgcCGGCCGTTTCCCTCGCGCGGCAGCACGAGGAGGACCTTCAGACGATGCTGCAGCAGGACATGGACGACCTGCTGTTCCAGTTCTGCTGCCCCATGGCCtcctgcgcctcctcctcctcctgcctcctccccggcgccaccgccgccagcgaGGAGGGTTCCAGCGGGGACCACCCCCAGCTCGACAGCGGGGCCACGTGGGGGTGGGGCAGCCTGTGGAACCTCGACGACGTGGTCGatgacgtcgacggcggcggcgcctgcggcgGCTGGGACGACACCAGCTTCCCTTGGCTGCAGGATCAAGGGCTCGCTTTCTACTAG